In Helicoverpa zea isolate HzStark_Cry1AcR chromosome 7, ilHelZeax1.1, whole genome shotgun sequence, the genomic window tatactttattaaagtttaaaccTTAAAACACAACTTAATTTTCAGCATCCACATTGTCTGGTGTTATAATTTTCTACATTTTGGGCCATATGGCTGGTCACAATTCTTGGCGCCACAGATTAATTTTCCACTAGGACCATCGCTCACCTTATACGGCtttttacctaaataattacctctgaaaaaataaaggatggaaatataataaaaaagatttgtGGGGCAGGATCATGGATCTTGTGTCATGTTTCTGGAAACCGTGGTAAAAGGGGTAAAAGTGAGGTTtcatgacatttttttttttgttctaacctatttctttgatctgaggttCTAACATAGTAAATAGTAATTGTGTCCtactaaatattatgtttgaagAACTCACTCTGGTCCGTAGTTACAGGCGACGAAGAATTTGTTCCACCCCTTCTTGAACTGTTGGGATATTGCGCAACCCAGGTAATTGCTATTGGCCCACACCATCTgggaattaattttgttttgagcTAAAACTACACCTttctattaaagttaaaaaaaaaatcccgacgaattgagaacctcctccttcttgggaagtcggttaaaaatgataagtaggtatacaaacCTGAGTGTAATGTCCAATATCGTAGTCTTTGGAGTTATCAAAATCGCTGGGCTGTAGAGGACCAAAAGTGAAGTTTACGTTTTCACTGAACCACGACTGAATAGCGGAATCTGGTTCCAGTTCGTATCTATTAACGGTTGTGGAATAC contains:
- the LOC124631874 gene encoding venom allergen 5-like encodes the protein MGLRVLFILSFIAIVQCKLVPLSCKQIRAFVDGHNSRRLQVAKGKLPGQPAASEMKMMVWDEELQAKASKWVIKNLNYHNPERSVQSGRFKTGENLYWYSTTVNRYELEPDSAIQSWFSENVNFTFGPLQPSDFDNSKDYDIGHYTQMVWANSNYLGCAISQQFKKGWNKFFVACNYGPEGNYLGKKPYKVSDGPSGKLICGAKNCDQPYGPKCRKL